The Streptomyces bacillaris sequence CGAGGCCCGACCCTGGGGCCTGCCTCCTCTCCCCGCTGGTCCGTTGGCATCCTCCCGGCCGACGGCCTGCGGCCGAGACTGGGCCATTGGCTCACCCTTTTCGCCCTCGTTTGATCCAAGGGCCCCCAGGATGCTCTGATACTGGTGTCGATGGCGCTGCGGACTTCCGCGGCGCCTTTTTCATGCCGAGCGCGCGGATCACCCGGGGCACGGGCCACCGGGGACGCGGAAGGGGAGCAGAGTGCTGAAGAGGGTCTTCGTCGCGCCGGACCCGGGGCGGGTGCGGCTGCGGTTCGCGAGCCGCGCCGTCATCGGGGTCGGGCTCGCGGTCGCGCTGTGCGGGCTGGTCGGGCACTCGCTCGTCGCGGCCATCACCGGCGGTCTCGCGGCGCTGCTCGCCCTCTTCACGGTCACCGACGCCACCGTGCGGCAGCAGGTCGTCACGACCGCGCTGCTCCCCGCCGCCGGGCTCCCCGTCCTCGCCGTCGCCGCCCTGCTGCACGACCAGCCCCTCGCCCGCGACCTGGTCTTCCTCGCGGTCATGGGCGCGGGCGTCTACGCCCGACGCTGGGGCCCGCGCGGCCACGCGCTGGGCATCTTCGCGTTCATGACCTTCTTCGCCGCCCAGTTCCTGCACACGGTGCCGGGGCAGCTGCCCGAGCTGTACGCCGCCGTCCTGCTCTCCCTGGCCGCCTCCGCCGCCGTCCGCTTCGGTCTGTGGTGCTACGAGCGGCGGCTGCCCGCCGTGGCCGTGCCCGCACCCCCGGAGGGCCGGGGGCTGGCCCGTATCACCACCCGGCAGGCGGTGCAGGCCACCCTGGGCGGCGCCTTCGCGCTGGGCCTGGGGCAGGTCCTCTCCGACCAGCGCTGGTACTGGGCCGTCGGTGCCACCTGGTGGGTGTTCGTCAACACCACCTCGCGCGGCGAGACCCTCGTACGCGGCTTCCGGCGGGTGCTGGGCACCGTGATCGGTATCGCGGCCGGATTCTTCGTCGCCATCCCGCTGGAGGGCGCCGGGGCGCCGACCGCCGCCATCGTCGCGGTCTGCGTCTTCGGGATCTTCTACACGGCCGCCGTCTCATACAGCTGGATGATGTTCTTCGTCACCGTCATGGTCGGCGTGCTCTACGGGGTCCTGGGAGTCCTGGATGCCTCCCTCCTCTGGCTGCGGGTCGCAGAGACGGCCGTCGGCGCGCTCGGCGCCGTCCTCGCCGTGCTGCTGGTCCTGCCCGTCACGACCCACGCCGTCACCGACGCGTGGATCCGGAAGGCCCTGCGGTGCGTCCACGCCTGCACGGCCGAGGCCGCCGAACGCCTCGCCGGGTCCCTGAGCGCCGACCCGGCGCCCCGCGTCGCGGAACTCGACGTGCTCCTCGGCCGGGTCCGGCTCTCGCTCGCCCCGCTGGTGCACCCCCTGAGCCCGCTGAAGGCCCGCAAGGCGCGGGCGCGCCAGGTGCTGGCCCTGCTGGACGACTGCGTACGCGAGGTGCGCGGGCTGGCCTCCATCGCCGCCGACCCGGCCGCCTCGCACGACGCCCGGCTCTCGGCCGCCTGCTCCCGGGTGGAGGAGGCGGTGGAGGAACTGCTGCGCCAGGAGAGCCGGCAGGCGCGGGGAGCCGAGCGCGCGGCCGTGCAGCCCGCCGCCGCCCCGGACCACCCCGCCCTGGCCCATCTGCACGGCCTGGAGCGCGCCCTGGGCGACCTCGCCGCACCGCTGCACAGCTCACCCCGGGCCCCGATCGCGGCCTGAGGCCGCACCCGCAGGGCCGACGGTCGGCCCTGCGCACCCCACGTCACCGTCCCGCCCCGGTGTCACCGTCCCGCGAGATTGGTCCAGACCTGAGATGGGCCGCCTGCTACCGTCGGCCTGGAGATCACGGCGACGGTGAAGTGGGGTAGTGCGATGGGCGGCAGCAGCACCGGGCGGGCATTCATGGGGTCGTTCACCTCGGCGGGCGGCCTCGGCGTCACCGTCGCGGAGGTCGACCGGGACACCGGGGCGCTCACCGTGCTCGGCTCGTCGGACGCCGTAACCGACCCCTCGTTCCTCGCCCTCGCGCCAGGTGGAACGGTCCTGTACGCGGTCGGCGAGAGCGCCCCCGGCTCGGCGGCCGCCTTCGACGTCAGCGGCGACGTACCGGCCCTCCTGGGCCCCGTGCGCCCGGTCGACGCCGACGGCCCCACCCACCTCGCCCTCGCCGCGGACCACCTGGTCACCGCCAACTACGGCTCCGGCAGCGTCACCGTCCTGCCCGTCCTCCCCGACGGCTCCCTCGGCCCGGTCTCCTCGGTCGTCCGGCACGAGGGCAGCGGCCCCGACAGCGAGCGCCAGGAGGGGCCGCACGCCCACCAGGTGCTGGCCGACCCCTCCGGCCGCTGGGTGGTGAGCGTGGACCTCGGCACCGACTCGGTACGGGTCGGCGCCCTGGACCCCGCCACCGGGACCCTCGAGCCGCACGGCGAGACCGCCCTGCGCCCGGGCACCGGACCCCGCCACCTGGCCTTCCACTCCTCGGGCCGCTACGCCTACGTTCTCAACGAACTGGTCCCGACCCTCACCGTGTGCCGCTGGGACGCCGAGGCGGGCCGCCTGGAGCCGCTGGGGGAGGTGCTGGTGCTGCCCGAGTCCGACCCCTCCGCCCACTTCGAGGACGGCTCGCTGCTCACCTATCCGTCCGAGGTGGTCGTCGCCCAGGACGGGCGCTTCCTGTGGACCGCCAACCGGGGCCACGACAGCATCTCCGTGCTCACCCTCGACGAGAGCGGCGAGAAGGCAGCGCTGGTGGCCACCGTCGGCTGCGGCGGCCACTGGCCCCGCGACCTCACCCTCGACCCGAGCGGCCAGTGGCTGTACGCGGCCAACGAGCGCTCCGGGAACGTCAGCTGGTTCGCCGTGGACGCCGAGACGGGCATCCCGCGGCAGGCGGGCTCCGTGGAGGTCCCGGCGGCCTCCTGCGTCGTCCTCGGCTGACCGGGGCCGTACCCGCGAAAGCAGAGCCCGGGCTGTACTCGCGAAGGACGGTCCCGGGGCCGTACCCGCGAAGGCGACTCCGGGGCCGTACCCGTGAACGCGCGGAAGCCGCGGTCCGGAACGGGAGGACCTCCTCCGTTCCGGACCGCGGCTTCCGTATGTCCGTGCCGCCTCCGTGGGCCCGGGCCGGTGGACCCGGGTCAGTGAGCCTGGGCGCCCTGCGGCGTCGCGGGCGTGATGCCGAGCGCCGTGGCGTACAGCGAGAGCACGAGCTTGCCGATCGCCGGGTAGGCGCCCAGCGGCTCGGCGGTCGCGCAGCCCGCCTCCTTGGCGGCGGCGTCCAGCAGACCGGGGTCCACCTCCGGACCCACCAGGTACGGCGCCAGCGCGAGCTGCGCGGAACCGGAGTTCTGGAGCTGCTCAGCGATCGAGGCCACCGAACCCTCCACGTCCAGCGCTGCGGCCATCACGGGCACGGCGAGCCGGGCGGCAAGGAGCATGCCGGTGATCCCGGCGGCCCGCACGGCCTCCTCGCCGCCCACCGTGGCCAGCACGATGCCGTCGGCGGCGGTGGCCACGGTGAACAGCCGGGCCCGGTCGGCACGGGCGAGACCGGCCTCCGACAGCCGTACGTGGAGGGCCTCGGCGAGCAGCGGGTGGGGACCGAGCACGTCGGTCAGCTCCACCTGCGTACCGCTGTCCATCACGGCCTGCCGTATCCGCCGGATCAGCTCACTGTCCGGACCCGCCAGCAGCGGGACCACGACGGCGGCCGCACCGGTCGGCTCGGCGACCTCACGGCCGGCGGCGACGGCCTGCTCGTACCGCGCGACGCGCTCGGCGGCGGTGTGGGCGAGAACGGAGGAAAGCGTGGGGTACTCGGCGTCGTCACCGTCGAGGTAGCCGATCCGGGCGTTGAGGCCGGGCAGCTCGGAACGGGCGATGCTGATCACCTCTTCGGCCAGCGCGCGCGTGGCCGAGGAGGGGGTACCGGGAACGGCGAGAACGAGCGCGGCAGCGCCCTCGGGTGCGACCACCGGCTCCGGGCGGCGGTGCCGTCCGGACTGGCGAGGTCGCGGCATTCGTACAGGCAGGCCGGAAGCGGGCCCAGTGGGGGTGCTCATGGCGCCGCATGCTACTGGTTTTGGCTGCCCCTCTGTTCGGGGAGGGTCCGGTCGAGCGTCAACTATCCGCTTATGTCCGATGAGTGGCCTACCGGTGAAGTGTCCGTGTCTGTCGCCCTGTCCGTCCCCTGCGGCCGCCTCCTACGGAGCCCCGTGCGCCGGTACGTCGTCGGGTCCGGGCTCTCCGTTCCGTACCGTCGTCGTCGCACGCCCGGAAGGGGCGCTTCCGTTCCGCGTGTTCTGCACGGACAGCATCGTGGGGTGGTGCGGCAGGCGCAGGTCGTCCGCCGCCAGAGCGCGTGCGATCCGGAGTGCGCCGGTCAGCGGATCGCCCGTACCGGTGGTCAGGCGGGCCTGTGGAACCAGCCGTGCCAACTCCTCGCGCACGGGTCCGATCAGGGGCTCGCCCATCCGGAACAGCCCACCGGTCAGGGCCACTTCGCACCCGCCGTCGGCCTCGGCGCCCTCCTTCGGGCAGACGGCCGCCGCCGCCTCGGCGATATGGACGCCCGCCCTCCGCAGAATGTCCGCCGCGATCGCGTCCGCTCCGGCGCACGCCGCCACCTCCGGGGCGAACGAGGCGAGCACCGCCGGGCGGTCGGAGCGCGGGTAGAGCAGCCCCGGCAGCTCCTCGGCGGGGCCGAACACCGACCGCAGCCGGTCCAGCAGGGCGGGGGAGCCGCCGCGTCGGCCGTCATGGGCCCGCATCGCCGCCTCGAGCCCCGCGCGCCCGATCCACGCACCGCTGCCGTTGTCACCCAGAAGATGGCCCCAGCCGTCGGCCCGCCGCCACTCGACAAGGTCCGTACCGAGGGCGATCATGCCCGTGCCGCCCGCCACGACAGCCCCGGGGCGCTGCCCCACCGCCCCCGCGTACGCCGTCACCGCGTCCGCCGCCAGCGCCAGCCGGCGGACGCCCAGCGCCGCCGCGAGCGCCCCGGGCAGCTCCGCCCGCAACCGTCCGCCCAGGGTGGCCATCCCGGCCGCCCCGACCGCCAGCGCGGCGACCTGCGCGGAGCCGTCCGCCGTAAGACCGGATCCCGTAGGCCCGTTTCCGGCAGGGCCGTTCCCCGGGCGGCCGCCGCCGGCCGCCGCCCGTTCCAGCAACTCCGCCGCCACCGGCAGCAGTTGGTCCAGCAGATGGGCGGCATCGATCCCACCGGTCCCCGTCCGCACCGGCTCGGCGCAGACGGCCGTGGACAGCGGCCCGTCCGAGCCCGCCCGGCCGAGCGCCACCCGCAGCCCCGACCCACCGGAGTCCACCCCCAGGACATACGCATCGGGGGTGATCGCCGAGGGCCGGGTGTCCGTCACGGCAGACGCCAGTCGACCGGCTGCGCCCCCTGGCGCTCCAGCAGTTCGTTGACGCGGCTGAACGGCCGCGAGCCGAAGAACCCGCGGTCGGCCGACATGGGCGAAGGGTGCGCGGACTCGATCGCCGGGAAGTTGCCCAGCTGCGGGCGGAGATTGCGGGCGTCGCGCCCCCACAGCACCGACACCAGCGGGGTGCCCCGGGCCACCAGCGCCTTGATCGCCTGCTCGGTCACCTCCTCCCAGCCCTTGCCCCGATGGGCGGCGGGCCGCTTCGGTGCGGTGGTCAGCGCCCTGTTGAGCAGCAGCACCCCCTGCTTGGTCCACGGCGTCAGATCACCGTTGGACGGGCGGGGCAGGCCGAGGTCCGCGTTCAGCTCCCGGAAGATGTTCTCCAGGCTGCCCGGCAGCGGCCGGACATCGGGGGCCACGGCGAAGCTCAGCCCGATCGCGTGCCCGGGTGTGGGGTAGGGGTCCTGCCCGACGACAAGGACCCGCACCTCCTCGAACGGCTGCTGGAACGCCCTCAGGACGTTGGCCCCGGAGGGCAGATACGTACGGCCCGCGGAGATCTCCGCGCGGAGGAAGTCGCCCATAGCGGCGATGCGTTCGGCCACGGGTTCGAGAGCATCGGCCCACCCCGGCTCAATGATTTCTTTCAACGGTCGTGCTGCCACGCGCCGCACTCTACTGGTGATACGACCACTCCGATCAACTGCCGTCGGCCGAAGGCCCCCGCCCCGCACCCGGTCTCAGTCCAGGGTCACCGCCCGGACGCAGAGCACGTCCGGCAGATGCGAGGCGAGCTGCTGCCAGCTGTCGCCGTCGTCCGCGCTCGCGTACAACTCCCCGTTGCGATTGCCGAAATAGATCCCCGCCGGATCCGCGTCGTCCGTGCAGAGCGCGTCCCGCAGCACCGTGCCGTAGTGCGCGCCACCCGGCAGGCCCACCGTCAGCGGCTCCCAGGTGCGCCCCGCGTCGCTCGTGCGGAACACCCGGCAGCGGTGCTCCGCCGGGACCCGGTCGGCGTCGGCGTTGATCGGGAAGACGTACGCGGTGTCGCCCCGGTGCGGATGCGCCACGGCGGCGAACCCGAAGTCGGAGGGCAGGCCCGCGCCGATGCCGCTCCAGCTGTCGCCC is a genomic window containing:
- a CDS encoding uracil-DNA glycosylase codes for the protein MAARPLKEIIEPGWADALEPVAERIAAMGDFLRAEISAGRTYLPSGANVLRAFQQPFEEVRVLVVGQDPYPTPGHAIGLSFAVAPDVRPLPGSLENIFRELNADLGLPRPSNGDLTPWTKQGVLLLNRALTTAPKRPAAHRGKGWEEVTEQAIKALVARGTPLVSVLWGRDARNLRPQLGNFPAIESAHPSPMSADRGFFGSRPFSRVNELLERQGAQPVDWRLP
- a CDS encoding FUSC family protein yields the protein MLKRVFVAPDPGRVRLRFASRAVIGVGLAVALCGLVGHSLVAAITGGLAALLALFTVTDATVRQQVVTTALLPAAGLPVLAVAALLHDQPLARDLVFLAVMGAGVYARRWGPRGHALGIFAFMTFFAAQFLHTVPGQLPELYAAVLLSLAASAAVRFGLWCYERRLPAVAVPAPPEGRGLARITTRQAVQATLGGAFALGLGQVLSDQRWYWAVGATWWVFVNTTSRGETLVRGFRRVLGTVIGIAAGFFVAIPLEGAGAPTAAIVAVCVFGIFYTAAVSYSWMMFFVTVMVGVLYGVLGVLDASLLWLRVAETAVGALGAVLAVLLVLPVTTHAVTDAWIRKALRCVHACTAEAAERLAGSLSADPAPRVAELDVLLGRVRLSLAPLVHPLSPLKARKARARQVLALLDDCVREVRGLASIAADPAASHDARLSAACSRVEEAVEELLRQESRQARGAERAAVQPAAAPDHPALAHLHGLERALGDLAAPLHSSPRAPIAA
- a CDS encoding lactonase family protein translates to MGGSSTGRAFMGSFTSAGGLGVTVAEVDRDTGALTVLGSSDAVTDPSFLALAPGGTVLYAVGESAPGSAAAFDVSGDVPALLGPVRPVDADGPTHLALAADHLVTANYGSGSVTVLPVLPDGSLGPVSSVVRHEGSGPDSERQEGPHAHQVLADPSGRWVVSVDLGTDSVRVGALDPATGTLEPHGETALRPGTGPRHLAFHSSGRYAYVLNELVPTLTVCRWDAEAGRLEPLGEVLVLPESDPSAHFEDGSLLTYPSEVVVAQDGRFLWTANRGHDSISVLTLDESGEKAALVATVGCGGHWPRDLTLDPSGQWLYAANERSGNVSWFAVDAETGIPRQAGSVEVPAASCVVLG
- a CDS encoding N-acetylglucosamine kinase; the protein is MTDTRPSAITPDAYVLGVDSGGSGLRVALGRAGSDGPLSTAVCAEPVRTGTGGIDAAHLLDQLLPVAAELLERAAAGGGRPGNGPAGNGPTGSGLTADGSAQVAALAVGAAGMATLGGRLRAELPGALAAALGVRRLALAADAVTAYAGAVGQRPGAVVAGGTGMIALGTDLVEWRRADGWGHLLGDNGSGAWIGRAGLEAAMRAHDGRRGGSPALLDRLRSVFGPAEELPGLLYPRSDRPAVLASFAPEVAACAGADAIAADILRRAGVHIAEAAAAVCPKEGAEADGGCEVALTGGLFRMGEPLIGPVREELARLVPQARLTTGTGDPLTGALRIARALAADDLRLPHHPTMLSVQNTRNGSAPSGRATTTVRNGEPGPDDVPAHGAP
- a CDS encoding sirohydrochlorin chelatase, with the translated sequence MSTPTGPASGLPVRMPRPRQSGRHRRPEPVVAPEGAAALVLAVPGTPSSATRALAEEVISIARSELPGLNARIGYLDGDDAEYPTLSSVLAHTAAERVARYEQAVAAGREVAEPTGAAAVVVPLLAGPDSELIRRIRQAVMDSGTQVELTDVLGPHPLLAEALHVRLSEAGLARADRARLFTVATAADGIVLATVGGEEAVRAAGITGMLLAARLAVPVMAAALDVEGSVASIAEQLQNSGSAQLALAPYLVGPEVDPGLLDAAAKEAGCATAEPLGAYPAIGKLVLSLYATALGITPATPQGAQAH